A region from the Vicia villosa cultivar HV-30 ecotype Madison, WI linkage group LG3, Vvil1.0, whole genome shotgun sequence genome encodes:
- the LOC131662453 gene encoding receptor-like protein EIX2 encodes MTILITQMSFLLLLFLSMFTVHKTMSTNDHRMVSCNERDREILLIFKEGIIDSYGRISTWTTENNCCFWEGVHCNNNTGRVTRLELPSIFKDGHSIYLKGEMNLSILKLEFLGHLDLSSNDFDRISIPSNHQNITHVSKLLYLDLSWNNFHYRKKVFIHMDNLDWLSPLSSLKYLNLTGNDLHRESNWLHAVAMFPSLLELQLRECKLNNFILNPSLEYMNLSSLITLDLSYNNFASHLPGKFFNLTTHITYLDLSNSNIQGEIPSNILNLESLRVLDLYDNHLKGSIPYEIGQLAYIQRLGLSTNMLSGFIPPTLGNLSFLRYLDLSYNNLSGDISKTTFSKLNSLDSLDLSSSNVTFQFDSDWVPPFQLSNLYLSDSNQHPNFPSWIYTQKSLETLDLSSSGISLVDRNKFVSLLETIQYSILLSNNSMTGDLSNLTLKGYDINLDHNNFTGGLPNISPRAKYVDFSYNSFSGPIPHSWKKLKDLVYINLWSNKLSGEVLVHLSQSTQLKFMNLGENEFSRIISINMSQELEVIILRGNQFEGNIPSQLFNLPKLFHLDLAHNKLSGSMPNCIYNLTHMITNNKQLTSWYVATIDLFQKGQDYMYSVHPDRRTIDLSVNSFSGKVPKQLFRLVQVQTLNLSHNNFTGTIPKIIGGMKNIESFDLSNNMFYGEIPQSMTVLNFLDYLNLSHNNFNGKIPTGTQLQSFDASSYFGNPNLCGAPLSNCTTEEENPKNVMPTRRNEDEDSIRQSLYLGMGVGFAVGFWGICGSLFLLKKWRHAYYRFVDGVGDKIYVTFMVMLNSFKRN; translated from the exons ATGACTATTCTTATTACACAAATGTCATTTCTTTTGCTTCTATTTTTATCTATGTTTACAGTCCACAAAACCATGTCGACCAATGATCACAGGATGGTTTCTTGCAATGAGAGAGACCGAGAGATACTCTTAATCTTCAAAGAGGGAATCATTGATAGTTATGGTCGAATTTCAACATGGACAACCGAAAACAATTGTTGTTTTTGGGAAGGAGTCCATTGTAACAACAATACCGGAAGAGTTACACGACTGGAGCTACCATCTATTTTTAAAGACGGGCACTCCATATATTTGAAAGGTGAGATGAATCTTTCAATTTTAAAACTTGAGTTTCTCGGTCACTTGGATTTGAGTTCCAATGATTTTGATAGGATAAGTATTCCATCTAATCACCAAAACATCACACATGTATCTAAACTTCTCTACCTTGACTTATCATGGAATAATTTCCACTACAGAAAAAAAG TGTTCATTCACATGGATAATCTTGATTGGCTTTCTCCTCTCTCTTCTTTGAAATATCTCAACCTTACTGGAAATGATCTTCATAGAGAATCCAACTGGCTTCATGCAGTGGCTATGTTTCCTTCATTATTAGAGTTACAGTTGAGGGAGTGTAAACTAAACAACTTCATACTCAACCCATCACTTGAGTATATGAATTTGTCTTCACTTATCACTCTTGATCTTTCTTATAACAACTTCGCCTCTCATTTACCTGGTAAGTTTTTTAATCTCACGACACATATCACCTATCTTGATCTTAGTAACAGCAATATACAAGGTGAGATACCTTCAAACATACTAAACCTTGAAAGTTTAAGAGTCCTTGATCTCTACGATAATCATCTCAAAGGATCAATTCCATATGAAATAGGCCAACTAGCATATATTCAAAGACTTGGTTTATCCACGAACATGTTAAGTGGTTTCATTCCTCCAACTCTAGGAAACCTCTCATTCTTACGTTACTTAGATCTTTCCTATAATAATTTATCTGGTGATATATCAAAAACAACTTTTTCCAAACTCAATAGTTTAGATTCACTAGACTTGAGTAGTTCAAATGTTACTTTTCAATTTGATTCTGATTGGGTTCCTCCTTTTCAACTCAGTAACCTTTATTTGAGTGATTCAAATCAACACCCAAATTTTCCATCATGGATATATACACAGAAGTCATTGGAGACTCTTGATTTGTCAAGCTCGGGAATTTCATTGGTAGATAGGAATAAGTTTGTGAGCCTTCTAGAAACTATACAATATAGTATTTTATTGTCAAACAATTCGATGACGGGAGACTTATCAAACCTAACACTAAAAGGTTATGATATAAATTTAGATCACAATAATTTCACAGGAGGACTCCCTAACATATCACCAAGGGCTAAATACGTTGATTTTTCTTACAACTCCTTTTCTGGACCAATTCCACATAGTTGGAAGAAATTAAAGGATTTAGTGTACATTAACTTGTGGAGTAATAAGTTATCAGGTGAAGTACTAGTGCACCTCTCTCAATCGACACAACTGAAATTCATGAATTTGGGAGAAAATGAATTTTCTCGAATCATATCAATCAACATGTCGCaagaattagaagtgatcataTTGAGAGGTAACCAATTTGAAGGGAACATCCCATCACAATTATTCAATCTCCCAAAATTATTCCATTTGGACCTAGCACATAACAAGCTTTCGGGATCTATGCCGAACTGCATTTATAACTTGACTCACATGATTACTAATAATAAACAATTGACTTCATGGTATGTTGCTACAATTGATTTGTTTCAAAAAGGTCAAGATTATATGTATTCAGTCCATCCAGATAGGCGAACTATTGACCTTTCAGTCAATAGCTTTTCGGGAAAAGTGCCAAAGCAATTATTCCGTCTTGTTCAAGTTCAAACATTGAACTTATCTCACAATAATTTTACTGGTACAATACCAAAGATTATTGGAGGAATGAAAAATATAGAATCTTTCGATCTCTCTAATAATATGTTTTATGGTGAAATTCCCCAAAGCATGACTGTCTTGAACTTTTTAGATTACTTGAATCTATCTCACAACAATTTTAATGGTAAAATCCCAACTGGAACACAACTTCAAAGTTTTGATGCATCTAGCTACTTTGGAAATCCAAACTTGTGCGGAGCTCCTCTAAGTAATTGTACCACAGAAGAAGAAAATCCTAAAAATGTAATGCCAACAAGAAGGAATGAAGATGAGGACTCTATAAGACAATCATTATATCTAGGCATGGGAGTTGGATTTGCAGTAGGTTTCTGGGGCATATGTGGTTCTTTGTTTCTTCTTAAAAAATGGAGGCACGCATATTACCGATTTGTTGATGGAGTTGGTGACAAGATCTATGTAACTTTCATGGTAATGTTGAATAGTTTCAAGAGAAATTAA